In one Streptomyces sp. T12 genomic region, the following are encoded:
- a CDS encoding DUF3367 domain-containing protein, with translation MTTTTVQAPPPAAVPTSAPASGPPEGPRSRRWLLGFWAVVFVLLLAVQPGRQTFDTKLGVTVDPGRFLSDLGQLWSDQGSFGGIQNQYSGYLWPMLPFYWLADVVRLPVWLAERLWLSLIVSVAFWGALRLAERLRVGSGGSRLVAAVAYALWPVFTIVVGSTSAAALPGAFLPWVLLPLTNERYAARVAALRSALIIPFMGGVNAASTLASLLPVGLYLLSRPPGPRQRKLIAWWVPGVVLATAWWVIPLLLLGTYGENFLPYVESSQTTTETMSATEALRGAGNWVAYLHFGEAWLPAGWTVASSVVVIVCSALAAGLGLAGLARRDMPERRWLVLTVVTVALILLAGYGGAFGAPFHGVVQDWLDGGLVPFRNIYKFQTGLALALVLGLAHLAGVAAEARGARPVRGRRFAPLIAAVLVLPGLMWPYLNGSILNPGSFKEIPKYWQATADWMEKYSPDARALVVPATAHGIYTWGSTIDQPLDVVAGSRWAQRDYVPFGTPGNRRAMDAVEQALTSGGEVPGLADYLSRAGVYYVVVRNDLDPDQIGQVPTTTVKRTLEQSGYERVTGLGPIMTGGTIAPGTPLQVEGLYPRQRAVEIYKPVSADVPRPHQAGLQPVSDTAVVSGGPEALLPLASRLRGRASVLTGDNHPGLGSPQVQVVGDGLRRADTRFGLINAGTSYTYTRSERNAPDAAQDAGETPHQILPTTGLDHQTVAELRGARSVTASSYGSWLFHLPQFDPVNAFDGNPDTAWTEGSEGSPDGEWLRIAFAGGSYDMPSSFKVAPLPQEGVREAPTRVRVETEKGSVSSFLRPDGSAQSVKAPAGATSWMKLTITDSVSRRSGLTGAGFSEIALPDVQVTRLLRLPTDAEDSGAAAEIVSLSRAADPTGLSPTGTEAGLHRSFATSTAGTYEMRASAVPVAGEELDRLLYEVAPDQQNRIVATADSTARLGTGLSPRNLTDGDLTTAWIAGDRPTIHLRWPGKQAVGEIVLAPAGGLTTRPTEVNISSPDGAVIAGVDENGWVRFPSITTDRLDITITQTAPLTLYNPMVGEDLQLPAGLTEAYIPALDQYRTPQPRDSRPFSLPCGKGPVVSVDGELYETSARGTVRDLMERRQIDVTLCQRGRDDAELSLSAGDHRVEAGDGGPLTLTDVTLTRGTVAEAATAGRDLEIRDWLGDRRAVTVGSGAASYLTTYENFNDGWRATLNGKELSPVRLDGWQQGWRIPAGAGGTVELSYEPAVMYEGGLIGSAVALALLAGLALWRRRAPNPDEPQVAPPLPGLWLGTVAVTVVGVFIAGWFALLVPALAVVAWRRHALLVPIAATTLAGAGIAAAVGAGEPVGMEEGAFGPAAQLLALIGLFAGVVGVREREGAAGVPAVAGGGVPAGAGGGVPAGAGGGVPAGAGGGLPAGAGGSAPAGAGGSVPTGAGGRVPTGAGGSVPTGVAEAPTRPLPHRERGRSPLGAEPYGQPYGPSYGPGPTEPPRSESGPTVSARGPGGPDPDPPTARVAPRKPRFRATGPGVAPESDDTGEGDTGDGDTGRADIRQGEPKQGEPRRADNKQGNTRQGDARQDEPRRGDIGKGEAI, from the coding sequence ATGACGACGACCACGGTCCAGGCTCCTCCCCCGGCAGCCGTGCCCACCTCCGCGCCCGCCTCGGGCCCGCCGGAGGGGCCGCGGTCGCGGCGCTGGCTGCTGGGGTTCTGGGCCGTGGTGTTCGTGCTGTTGCTGGCGGTGCAGCCGGGGCGGCAGACGTTCGACACCAAGCTGGGTGTGACGGTCGATCCCGGCCGGTTCCTGTCCGACCTCGGGCAGTTGTGGTCCGACCAGGGCAGCTTCGGCGGGATCCAGAACCAGTACTCGGGCTATCTGTGGCCCATGCTGCCGTTCTACTGGCTGGCCGATGTCGTACGGCTGCCCGTGTGGCTGGCGGAGCGGTTGTGGCTGTCGCTGATCGTGTCGGTCGCCTTCTGGGGCGCCCTGCGGCTGGCCGAGCGGCTTCGGGTGGGGAGCGGGGGGTCCCGGCTGGTGGCGGCCGTCGCGTATGCGCTGTGGCCCGTCTTCACCATCGTGGTCGGGTCCACGTCGGCGGCCGCGTTGCCGGGTGCCTTCCTGCCGTGGGTGTTGCTGCCGCTGACCAATGAGCGGTATGCCGCGCGGGTCGCCGCCCTGCGGTCGGCGTTGATCATCCCCTTCATGGGCGGCGTCAACGCCGCGTCCACCCTGGCCTCGCTGCTCCCCGTCGGGCTGTATCTGCTCTCCCGCCCGCCCGGGCCACGGCAGCGGAAGCTGATCGCCTGGTGGGTGCCGGGGGTCGTCCTGGCGACCGCCTGGTGGGTGATCCCGCTCCTGCTGCTCGGCACGTACGGCGAGAACTTCCTTCCCTACGTGGAGAGTTCGCAGACCACCACCGAGACCATGTCGGCGACGGAAGCGCTGCGCGGGGCCGGGAACTGGGTCGCCTATCTGCACTTCGGGGAGGCCTGGCTGCCGGCCGGGTGGACCGTGGCCTCGTCCGTCGTCGTGATCGTCTGTTCGGCGCTCGCGGCCGGACTGGGGCTCGCCGGGCTGGCCCGGCGGGACATGCCGGAGCGGCGATGGCTGGTGCTGACCGTCGTGACGGTCGCGCTGATCCTGCTCGCCGGGTACGGCGGGGCGTTCGGGGCGCCCTTCCACGGGGTCGTGCAGGACTGGCTGGACGGGGGCCTCGTCCCCTTCCGGAACATCTACAAGTTCCAGACGGGGCTCGCCCTGGCGCTGGTGCTGGGGCTCGCCCATCTGGCGGGCGTGGCCGCCGAGGCGCGCGGGGCGCGGCCGGTGCGGGGGCGGCGGTTCGCGCCGCTCATCGCCGCCGTCCTGGTGCTGCCGGGTCTGATGTGGCCGTATCTCAACGGCTCGATCCTCAACCCCGGTTCCTTCAAGGAGATCCCCAAGTACTGGCAGGCCACCGCCGACTGGATGGAGAAGTACTCCCCCGACGCCCGCGCCCTCGTCGTCCCGGCCACCGCGCACGGCATCTACACCTGGGGCTCCACCATCGACCAGCCCCTGGACGTCGTCGCCGGCTCGCGCTGGGCACAGCGCGATTACGTCCCCTTCGGCACCCCCGGCAACCGGCGCGCCATGGACGCCGTCGAGCAGGCGCTGACGAGCGGCGGCGAAGTTCCGGGACTGGCCGACTACTTGAGCCGGGCGGGTGTCTACTACGTCGTCGTCCGCAACGACCTCGATCCCGATCAGATCGGGCAGGTGCCGACCACGACGGTGAAGCGGACCCTGGAACAGTCCGGGTACGAGCGGGTCACCGGCCTCGGACCGATCATGACCGGAGGGACGATCGCCCCGGGCACCCCGCTCCAGGTGGAGGGGCTGTATCCACGCCAGCGGGCGGTGGAGATCTACAAGCCGGTGAGCGCGGACGTGCCGCGCCCGCACCAGGCCGGGCTCCAGCCGGTCTCCGACACGGCCGTGGTGTCCGGCGGTCCGGAGGCGCTGCTGCCGCTGGCGTCCCGACTGCGCGGCCGGGCCAGTGTGTTGACCGGCGACAACCATCCCGGACTCGGCTCGCCGCAGGTGCAGGTGGTCGGCGACGGGCTGCGGCGCGCGGACACGCGGTTCGGGCTGATCAACGCGGGCACGTCGTACACGTACACGCGCAGTGAGCGCAACGCGCCCGACGCCGCCCAGGACGCGGGCGAGACGCCGCACCAGATCCTGCCGACGACCGGCCTGGACCACCAGACGGTGGCCGAGCTGCGCGGCGCACGGTCGGTGACCGCGTCCTCGTACGGCAGCTGGCTCTTCCATCTTCCGCAGTTCGACCCGGTCAACGCCTTCGACGGCAACCCGGACACGGCCTGGACCGAGGGCTCGGAGGGGTCGCCGGACGGGGAGTGGCTGCGGATCGCCTTCGCGGGCGGGTCGTACGACATGCCGTCGTCGTTCAAGGTGGCGCCGCTGCCGCAGGAGGGTGTGCGGGAGGCGCCGACGCGGGTGCGGGTGGAGACGGAGAAGGGGTCGGTGAGCTCCTTCCTGCGGCCGGACGGCTCGGCGCAGTCGGTCAAGGCGCCTGCGGGCGCGACGAGTTGGATGAAGCTGACGATCACGGACTCCGTCTCCCGGCGGTCCGGTCTGACCGGGGCCGGCTTCTCCGAGATCGCCCTGCCGGACGTACAGGTCACCCGGCTGCTGCGGCTGCCCACCGACGCCGAGGACTCCGGGGCCGCCGCCGAGATCGTCTCCCTGTCCCGCGCGGCCGACCCGACCGGGCTGTCGCCGACGGGCACGGAGGCCGGCCTGCACCGCAGCTTCGCCACGTCCACCGCGGGGACGTACGAGATGCGGGCGAGCGCGGTGCCGGTGGCGGGCGAGGAGTTGGACCGGCTGCTGTACGAGGTGGCGCCGGACCAGCAGAACCGGATCGTCGCGACCGCCGACTCCACGGCACGGCTGGGGACGGGCCTGTCCCCGCGCAACCTCACCGACGGCGACCTGACCACGGCGTGGATCGCGGGCGACCGGCCCACGATCCATCTGCGCTGGCCCGGAAAGCAGGCGGTGGGAGAGATCGTGCTGGCACCGGCGGGCGGCCTCACCACGCGTCCGACCGAGGTGAACATCAGCTCCCCGGACGGTGCGGTGATCGCCGGGGTCGACGAGAACGGCTGGGTCCGCTTCCCCTCCATCACCACCGACCGCCTGGACATCACGATCACGCAGACGGCACCGCTGACCCTCTACAACCCGATGGTGGGCGAGGACCTGCAACTGCCGGCCGGCCTGACGGAGGCCTACATCCCCGCCCTCGACCAGTACCGGACCCCGCAGCCGCGAGACTCCCGGCCGTTCTCGCTGCCGTGCGGCAAGGGGCCGGTGGTGTCGGTGGACGGGGAGCTGTACGAGACGAGTGCGCGGGGGACCGTACGGGATCTGATGGAGCGGCGGCAGATCGATGTGACGCTCTGCCAACGAGGCCGGGACGACGCCGAGTTGTCGCTGTCGGCCGGTGACCATCGGGTCGAGGCCGGGGACGGCGGACCCCTCACGCTCACCGACGTCACGCTGACCCGCGGCACGGTCGCCGAGGCCGCGACGGCGGGGCGTGACCTGGAGATACGGGACTGGCTCGGCGACCGGCGCGCGGTGACGGTCGGGTCGGGGGCGGCGAGCTACCTGACGACGTACGAGAACTTCAACGACGGCTGGCGGGCCACGCTGAACGGCAAGGAACTGTCGCCGGTACGGCTGGACGGCTGGCAGCAGGGCTGGCGGATCCCGGCGGGCGCCGGCGGCACGGTCGAGCTGTCGTACGAGCCGGCGGTGATGTACGAGGGCGGGCTGATCGGCAGTGCGGTGGCGCTGGCGCTGCTGGCCGGGCTGGCGCTGTGGCGCCGCCGGGCGCCGAATCCCGACGAGCCGCAGGTCGCTCCGCCGCTGCCCGGACTGTGGCTGGGCACGGTGGCCGTGACGGTGGTGGGCGTGTTCATCGCCGGGTGGTTCGCACTGCTGGTCCCCGCGCTGGCGGTGGTGGCGTGGCGCAGGCACGCGCTGCTGGTACCGATCGCGGCGACGACCCTCGCCGGGGCGGGGATCGCCGCGGCGGTGGGGGCCGGGGAGCCCGTGGGGATGGAAGAGGGCGCCTTCGGTCCGGCAGCTCAACTGCTGGCGTTGATCGGGCTGTTCGCGGGGGTTGTGGGTGTGCGGGAGCGGGAGGGGGCGGCCGGGGTGCCGGCTGTCGCCGGGGGCGGTGTTCCGGCGGGGGCTGGAGGCGGTGTTCCGGCGGGCGCTGGAGGCGGTGTCCCGGCAGGCGCTGGAGGGGGTCTTCCGGCGGGGGCTGGAGGCAGTGCCCCGGCAGGGGCTGGAGGCAGTGTCCCGACGGGCGCTGGAGGCCGTGTCCCGACAGGGGCTGGAGGCAGTGTCCCGACGGGCGTCGCGGAGGCGCCGACGCGGCCGTTGCCGCATCGGGAGCGGGGGCGTAGTCCGCTGGGGGCCGAGCCCTACGGTCAGCCCTACGGCCCGTCGTACGGCCCGGGTCCGACGGAACCACCCCGGTCCGAGTCGGGGCCGACCGTCTCCGCACGCGGCCCCGGCGGGCCGGACCCGGATCCGCCGACGGCGCGCGTCGCGCCCCGTAAGCCGCGATTCCGGGCGACCGGCCCCGGAGTCGCGCCGGAGTCCGACGACACCGGGGAGGGCGACACCGGGGACGGCGACACCGGGAGGGCCGACATCAGGCAGGGCGAACCCAAGCAGGGCGAACCCAGGAGGGCCGACAACAAGCAGGGCAACACCAGGCAAGGCGACGCCAGGCAGGACGAACCCAGGAGGGGCGACATCGGGAAGGGCGAAGCCATATGA
- a CDS encoding condensation protein, which produces MTALQQPARADGPSRPAVRVPFPVVDEVARHCLQEEEPETVHIEVHLPGRLDAGRLRTAFAQALRRHPRILMREAPGPWYRRRYEWELTAEPDVEVVSFPAPGRDELRDARTRALTEAPPLSLSPPIRLEVVEGSGPVEGSEATDAVGVQPHGADGPQPCPRPAQGTVLFLTINHTALDGPACLRVLATAAELYGGRDNSPAAPPTRTTETPPPPEATPSNWSPPARVAPGTPEPSPGNGMLVTELPLPHRPKGSPYTVNDQLMVTTALTLAHWNREHGARPRHLRITMPVDDRPRDATMPIGNGTRLVEVPFIPEELAAHAPADMPALLHRTATRTRALKSLPRPQLGHGAALLTAPITPVSWRAALTRGLRRAAAPWTSTTLLSNIGRIPYPLDFGEEAGRAHAVWFSAPARMPRGLTVTTASTAGRLHLALRWSRALLSHGDGAHLRDLFEHYLHTTEVSP; this is translated from the coding sequence ATGACCGCACTGCAGCAGCCCGCACGCGCCGACGGTCCGAGCCGGCCGGCGGTGCGCGTCCCGTTCCCGGTCGTGGACGAGGTCGCCCGGCACTGCCTCCAGGAGGAGGAGCCGGAGACGGTGCACATCGAGGTGCACCTTCCGGGGCGGCTGGACGCGGGGCGCCTGCGTACGGCCTTCGCTCAGGCGCTGCGCCGGCATCCCCGCATCCTCATGCGGGAGGCGCCGGGGCCGTGGTACCGGCGCCGGTACGAGTGGGAGCTGACGGCAGAGCCGGACGTGGAGGTGGTGAGCTTTCCGGCGCCCGGGCGGGACGAGTTGCGGGATGCGCGGACGCGGGCGCTGACGGAGGCGCCGCCGCTGTCCCTGTCGCCGCCGATACGGCTGGAGGTGGTGGAGGGAAGCGGGCCGGTCGAGGGGAGCGAGGCGACTGACGCCGTAGGTGTACAGCCGCACGGAGCCGACGGTCCGCAGCCATGCCCACGCCCAGCACAAGGAACCGTCCTCTTCCTCACCATCAACCACACCGCCCTCGACGGCCCCGCCTGCCTCCGCGTCCTCGCCACCGCCGCGGAGCTGTACGGCGGCCGGGACAACTCGCCCGCCGCCCCACCCACCCGTACGACGGAAACCCCACCGCCCCCCGAAGCGACCCCGTCCAACTGGTCACCCCCCGCCCGCGTAGCCCCCGGCACCCCCGAACCCTCCCCCGGCAACGGCATGCTCGTCACCGAACTCCCCCTCCCGCACCGCCCCAAGGGCTCCCCCTACACGGTCAACGACCAGCTCATGGTCACCACGGCCCTGACCCTCGCCCACTGGAACAGAGAACACGGCGCCCGCCCCCGGCACCTGCGCATCACCATGCCCGTCGACGACCGCCCCCGCGACGCCACCATGCCCATCGGCAACGGCACCCGGCTCGTCGAAGTCCCCTTCATCCCCGAGGAGTTGGCGGCCCACGCCCCGGCCGACATGCCCGCCCTCCTGCACCGCACGGCCACCCGAACCCGCGCCCTCAAGTCCCTACCCCGCCCCCAACTCGGCCACGGAGCGGCCCTCCTCACCGCCCCGATCACCCCCGTCTCCTGGCGAGCGGCGCTCACCCGGGGCCTGCGCAGAGCCGCCGCGCCCTGGACCTCCACCACCCTGCTCAGCAACATCGGCCGGATCCCCTACCCCCTGGACTTCGGCGAGGAGGCCGGCCGCGCGCACGCCGTGTGGTTCTCGGCGCCCGCCCGGATGCCCCGCGGCCTCACCGTCACCACCGCCTCCACCGCGGGCCGCCTGCACCTCGCCCTGCGCTGGTCCCGCGCCCTGCTCAGCCACGGCGACGGGGCCCACCTGCGGGACCTGTTCGAGCACTACCTGCACACGACGGAGGTGAGCCCGTGA
- a CDS encoding bifunctional 2-polyprenyl-6-hydroxyphenol methylase/3-demethylubiquinol 3-O-methyltransferase UbiG: MTTTPAKPPELRDFYENPAVPVASGTPRSRRQARMLAEALGPASPGRTRTILDIGCGDGTAAATAAPFLPGHRIVGIDWSQDALRRARTRIPYAVRGELTGGGLPFRSGAADAVLFSEVIEHLVDPDAALDEIRRVLRPGGHLMLSTPNLAAWYNRALLLAGVQPVFSEVSLRAIHGRPGREVVGHLRLYTARALREFVAASGFEVVRLAGAPFHGVPRPLRPLDRLACARPSLASILLLHARRA; encoded by the coding sequence GTGACGACCACCCCGGCGAAACCCCCCGAACTGCGCGACTTCTACGAGAACCCCGCCGTCCCCGTCGCCTCCGGCACCCCCCGCAGCCGCCGCCAGGCCCGCATGCTCGCCGAGGCCCTGGGACCGGCGTCCCCCGGCCGGACCCGCACGATCCTCGACATCGGCTGCGGCGACGGCACCGCCGCGGCCACCGCCGCCCCCTTCCTCCCCGGCCACCGCATCGTCGGCATCGACTGGTCCCAGGACGCCCTGCGCCGGGCCCGCACCCGGATCCCGTACGCCGTCCGCGGTGAACTCACCGGCGGCGGGCTGCCGTTCAGGTCCGGCGCAGCCGACGCCGTGCTGTTCAGCGAGGTGATCGAGCACCTCGTCGACCCGGACGCCGCGCTGGACGAGATCCGCCGCGTGCTGCGTCCCGGCGGCCACCTCATGCTCTCCACCCCGAACCTGGCCGCCTGGTACAACCGCGCCCTGCTGCTCGCCGGGGTGCAGCCGGTGTTCTCGGAGGTCAGCCTGCGGGCGATCCACGGCCGGCCGGGACGTGAGGTCGTGGGGCATCTACGGCTCTACACCGCCCGTGCGCTACGGGAGTTCGTGGCCGCGTCCGGATTCGAGGTCGTACGCCTCGCGGGCGCGCCCTTCCACGGCGTACCTCGTCCGCTGCGTCCCCTCGACCGGCTGGCCTGCGCAAGGCCCTCGCTCGCGTCGATCCTGCTGCTGCACGCGCGGCGGGCCTAG